A region of Anguilla rostrata isolate EN2019 chromosome 10, ASM1855537v3, whole genome shotgun sequence DNA encodes the following proteins:
- the asb6 gene encoding ankyrin repeat and SOCS box protein 6 isoform X1: MLPSGFLFEGRAIESMPFLHGFRRIVYEYQPLVDAVLSVVGVEENASPQGRSSNVENKGALCHSLVELLEKESQSAVFQEGISYSLFKVAEHGLVFAAEVLLRYGADLNFEDPVSYYNPLHIAVLRNRPEMVQALVRQGANVNKRDRIHECSPLDLASEELERLPCLRVLLDLGADVNARDKSGKTALLHAFAVSDGITVNNIANIQLLLEKGADVRAATEEGETALSSLVFLVKEALEGNAEDVREAGRFCLAATRLLLAHGADPSGCEGDGGEGEPSLTQTCLEHFDLLFPLAVLLLQSEAAFRCPCPGAPCWTGQGLIFSRLEAVLRENPGSAEEVAPAAAAAAGEVFAQAEFLLDLAQVTSPTLPLTCGLGLPVASELDRHGRAVLEFRRRVWSRECGPPPLRSLCRAFIRRSLQPWPLDGKVKALPLPHRLKEFLLPEIAYKPKPGQDCFRPHRPLR, translated from the exons ATGCTTCCTTCCGGTTTCTTGTTTG AGGGCAGGGCGATAGAAAGCATGCCCTTTCTACATGGCTTTCGCAGGATCGTTTACGAGTACCAGCCACTGGTGGATGCCGTGTTGAGCGTCGTAGGGGTGGAGGAGAATGCAAGTCCCCAGGGCAG GAGCAGTAATGTAGAGAACAAGGGCGCCCTCTGCCATTCACTGGTGGAGTTGCTGGAGAAAGAGTCACAGTCTGCGGTATTTCAGGAGGGGATAAGCTATTCCCTGTTCAAAGTTGCAGAGCATGGTTTGGTCTTTGCTGCTGAGGTTCTCCTGCGCTATGGGGCAGACCTGAACTTTGAGG ACCCCGTGTCATACTACAACCCCCTGCACATAGCAGTATTGAGGAACAGGCCTGAAATGGTGCAGGCCCTGGTGCGCCAAGGGGCCAACGTCAACAAACGGGATCGG ATCCACGAGTGCAGCCCGTTGGACCTGGCCagcgaggagctggagaggctgCCCTGCTTACGCGTTCTCCTCGACTTGGGGGCCGACGTCAACGCCAGGGACAAGAGCG GAAAGACAGCGTTGCTCCACGCGTTTGCCGTCAGCGATGGAATCACTGTGAACAACATAGCCAACATTCAGCTGCTTCTGGAGAAAG GTGCGGACGTCCGGGCTGCCACGGAGGAGGGGGAGACGGCTCTGTCCTCGCTGGTCTTCCTGGTGAAGGAGGCGCTGGAGGGCAACGCGGAGGACGTGCGCGAGGCGGGCCGCTTCTGCCTGGCCGCCACGCGGCTCCTGCTGGCCCACGGCGCCGACCCCAGCGGCTGCGAGGGCgacggtggggagggggagcccTCCCTCACCCAGACCTGCCTGGAGCACTTCGACCTGCTCTTCCCTCTGgccgtgctgctgctgcagagcgaaGCCGCCTTCCGCTGCCCCTGCCcgggcgccccctgctggacgggACAGGGCCTGATCTTCAGCCGGCTGGAAGCCGTCCTCCGGGAGAACCCCGGCTCGGCGGAGGAGGTagcgccggcggcggcggcggcggcgggcgaggTCTTCGCCCAGGCGGAGTTCCTCCTGGACCTGGCTCAGGTGACCTCGCCGACCCTCCCGCTCACCTGCGGGCTGGGCCTCCCCGTCGCCTCGGAGCTGGACCGCCACGGCCGAGCGGTCCTGGAGTTCCGCCGCCGCGTCTGGAGCCGGGAGTGCGGCCCGCCCCCCCTGCGCAGCCTCTGCCGGGCCTTCATCCGCCGGAGCCTGCAGCCGTGGCCGCTGGACGGCAAGGTGAAGGCCCTGCCCCTGCCGCACCGGCTGAAAGAGTTCCTGCTTCCCGAAATCGCCTATAAACCCAAACCCGGCCAGGACTGCTTCAGGCCACACCGCCCCCTCCGGTGA
- the asb6 gene encoding ankyrin repeat and SOCS box protein 6 isoform X2 yields the protein MPFLHGFRRIVYEYQPLVDAVLSVVGVEENASPQGRSSNVENKGALCHSLVELLEKESQSAVFQEGISYSLFKVAEHGLVFAAEVLLRYGADLNFEDPVSYYNPLHIAVLRNRPEMVQALVRQGANVNKRDRIHECSPLDLASEELERLPCLRVLLDLGADVNARDKSGKTALLHAFAVSDGITVNNIANIQLLLEKGADVRAATEEGETALSSLVFLVKEALEGNAEDVREAGRFCLAATRLLLAHGADPSGCEGDGGEGEPSLTQTCLEHFDLLFPLAVLLLQSEAAFRCPCPGAPCWTGQGLIFSRLEAVLRENPGSAEEVAPAAAAAAGEVFAQAEFLLDLAQVTSPTLPLTCGLGLPVASELDRHGRAVLEFRRRVWSRECGPPPLRSLCRAFIRRSLQPWPLDGKVKALPLPHRLKEFLLPEIAYKPKPGQDCFRPHRPLR from the exons ATGCCCTTTCTACATGGCTTTCGCAGGATCGTTTACGAGTACCAGCCACTGGTGGATGCCGTGTTGAGCGTCGTAGGGGTGGAGGAGAATGCAAGTCCCCAGGGCAG GAGCAGTAATGTAGAGAACAAGGGCGCCCTCTGCCATTCACTGGTGGAGTTGCTGGAGAAAGAGTCACAGTCTGCGGTATTTCAGGAGGGGATAAGCTATTCCCTGTTCAAAGTTGCAGAGCATGGTTTGGTCTTTGCTGCTGAGGTTCTCCTGCGCTATGGGGCAGACCTGAACTTTGAGG ACCCCGTGTCATACTACAACCCCCTGCACATAGCAGTATTGAGGAACAGGCCTGAAATGGTGCAGGCCCTGGTGCGCCAAGGGGCCAACGTCAACAAACGGGATCGG ATCCACGAGTGCAGCCCGTTGGACCTGGCCagcgaggagctggagaggctgCCCTGCTTACGCGTTCTCCTCGACTTGGGGGCCGACGTCAACGCCAGGGACAAGAGCG GAAAGACAGCGTTGCTCCACGCGTTTGCCGTCAGCGATGGAATCACTGTGAACAACATAGCCAACATTCAGCTGCTTCTGGAGAAAG GTGCGGACGTCCGGGCTGCCACGGAGGAGGGGGAGACGGCTCTGTCCTCGCTGGTCTTCCTGGTGAAGGAGGCGCTGGAGGGCAACGCGGAGGACGTGCGCGAGGCGGGCCGCTTCTGCCTGGCCGCCACGCGGCTCCTGCTGGCCCACGGCGCCGACCCCAGCGGCTGCGAGGGCgacggtggggagggggagcccTCCCTCACCCAGACCTGCCTGGAGCACTTCGACCTGCTCTTCCCTCTGgccgtgctgctgctgcagagcgaaGCCGCCTTCCGCTGCCCCTGCCcgggcgccccctgctggacgggACAGGGCCTGATCTTCAGCCGGCTGGAAGCCGTCCTCCGGGAGAACCCCGGCTCGGCGGAGGAGGTagcgccggcggcggcggcggcggcgggcgaggTCTTCGCCCAGGCGGAGTTCCTCCTGGACCTGGCTCAGGTGACCTCGCCGACCCTCCCGCTCACCTGCGGGCTGGGCCTCCCCGTCGCCTCGGAGCTGGACCGCCACGGCCGAGCGGTCCTGGAGTTCCGCCGCCGCGTCTGGAGCCGGGAGTGCGGCCCGCCCCCCCTGCGCAGCCTCTGCCGGGCCTTCATCCGCCGGAGCCTGCAGCCGTGGCCGCTGGACGGCAAGGTGAAGGCCCTGCCCCTGCCGCACCGGCTGAAAGAGTTCCTGCTTCCCGAAATCGCCTATAAACCCAAACCCGGCCAGGACTGCTTCAGGCCACACCGCCCCCTCCGGTGA